The Musa acuminata AAA Group cultivar baxijiao chromosome BXJ1-3, Cavendish_Baxijiao_AAA, whole genome shotgun sequence genome window below encodes:
- the LOC135582486 gene encoding uncharacterized protein LOC135582486 isoform X1, producing the protein MARDEKKRKKKSPQLCPHGDAIDEDVKIKKKNNKHKKPRLPTPPPVTVAVEEEDLGDNKKGKKKKNKRKARQENCNAREIDDVEHMGEKESKESKSEKNSLITDARFAAAHFDPRFQRMPKRESKVVIDSRFTRMFSDKNFDTSAAPVDKRGKRKKGKAVNPLLHYYLQQEDEEENHQVNEGSAKVQRAESSPRRLMEGSGSESEVEFSAEEEEKGSDDDEEEQSSASSSDESGSTDDDHSVNSDICRYLLASHEDTPVIDSETHRLAVVNMDWDHIKAVDIYVVMSSCLPKGGNILSVSIYPSEFGLKCMEIEAVNGPSGLFDDSDDHSEDDSDIDNEKLRNYELNKLRYCYAVVICDSSATASHIYKTLDGTELLKTSNVFDLRFIPDSMEFKHPPRDVTTEAPTSYKEPAFQTRALQHSKVKLTWEEDEPERKKVLRQKFNPNQLDELNEYLASSGDSDEDDENDQVDDDENNDPSALPNGEVKKRKGIEELRALLLSQNDSDGDKSDDKDMEITFNTELEDLSKRIFEKKDKKSETVWEAVLRKRSEKKKARKSRSKYSEDDSSDYDAEEAPDQTDDFFIDEPGDTEPKVGKKRSKAPSNKRGKDDRGRDDLRDLDREREASRAELELLLTDDQGPNTGPKGYNLKPKKVKGKKGKQVHEEDKLPDVDVSNDPRFSALLASHLYSLDPTDPQYKRSAAFVRQRVEKQKKGAGKVGTRHEDFSVSGQDIDVVPGKEEAVSSESLPQEKNDFLSTVRSLKRNASGLKNQSKVRMR; encoded by the exons ATGGCGAGGGACGAGAAGAAACGAAAGAAGAAGAGCCCTCAACTTTGTCCGCATGGCGACGCAATCGACGAAGACGTCAAgatcaagaagaagaataataagcACAAGAAGCCTAGGCTTCCGACGCCGCCGCCGGTGACGGTGGCTGTGGAGGAAGAAGATCTAGGCGATAACAAGAagggtaagaagaagaagaataagaggaaGGCCCGGCAGGAGAACTGCAACGCCCGAGAGATCGATGATGTGGAGCATATGGGGGAGAAAGAGAGTAAGGAGAGCAAAAGTGAGAAGAATAGCCTCATCACTGACGCTCGATTCGCGGCGGCGCACTTCGATCCACGGTTCCAGCGGATGCCGAAGCGTGAGTCGAAGGTCGTCATCGACTCCCGCTTCACGCGGATGTTCTCGGACAAGAATTTTGATACCTCTGCCGCACCCGTGGACAAGAGGGGGAAGCGGAAGAAGGGGAAGGCTGTGAACCCCCTCCTCCATTATTATCTGCaacaggaggacgaggaggagaaccACCAGGTGAACGAAGGTAGCGCCAAGGTGCAGAGGGCAGAGAGTTCACCGCGGCGCCTGATGGAAGGGAGCGGGAGCGAGTCCGAGGTGGAGTTTTCagctgaggaggaggagaagggtagTGACGATGATGAGGAGGAGCAAAGTTCTGCTTCTAGCAGTGATGAGAGTGGTTCTACGGATGATGAT CACTCAGTGAATAGTGACATTTGCCGATATCTGTTGGCTAGTCATGAGGATACACCTGTAATAGACAGTGAAACTCACAGACTTGCAGTTGTTAATATGGACTGGGACCATATTAAG GCTGTTgatatatatgttgtgatgaGTTCATGTCTCCCAAAGGGTGGAAATATTTTGTCAGTTTCTATCTATCCGTCTGAGTTTGGGCTCAAATGCATGGAAATTGAAGCAGTTAATGGACCATCTGGTCTCTTTGATGACAGCGACGACCATAGTGAGGATGATTCTGATATTGACAATGAAAAGTTGCGTAATTATGAGTTGAACAAGCTAAG GTATTGTTATGCTGTTGTAATTTGTGATTCAAGTGCTACCGCCAGTCATATTTATAAAACTCTCGATGGCACTGAGCTTCTGAAAACGTCAAATGTTTTTGATCTACGATTCATTCCTGATTCTATGGAATTCAAGCATCCTCCTCGTGATGTCACCACAGAG GCACCAACAAGCTACAAGGAGCCAGCCTTCCAAACTCGTGCCTTGCAACATAGCAAAGTGAAACTAACCTGGGAAGAGGATGAGCCAGAGCGTAAAAAGGTATTAAGACAGAAGTTCAATCCAAATCAG CTGGATGAGTTGAATGAGTATCTAGCTTCTAGTGGAGACAGTGATGAAGATGATGAGAATGATCAAGTAGATGATGATGAGAATAATGACCCATCAGCATTGCCCAATGGTGAAGTTAAAAAGCGCAAGGGAATTGAAGAGTTAAGAGCTCTTCTATTATCACAAAATGATTCTGATGGAGACAAGAGTGATGATAAAGATATGGAGATCACATTCAATACGGAGTTGGAGGACCTAAGCAAGCGGATCTTCGAGAAGAAGGACAAAAAATCAGAAACAGTTTGGGAAGCAGTGCTTAGAAAGAGaagtgaaaagaagaaagctaGGAAGAGTAGGTCCAAGTACTCCGAGGATGATAGTAGTGATTATGATGCTGAAGAGGCACCTGACCAAACTGATGATTTCTTCATTGACGAACCTGGGGATACTGAACCCAAGGTTGGCAAGAAAAGGAGCAAGGCCCCGTCAAATAAAAGAGGCAAAGATGATAGAGGGAGAGATGATCTACGAGATTTGGATAGGGAACGTGAAGCAAGTAGAGCTGAGCTTGAGTTGTTGTTGACTGACGACCAAGGTCCCAACACAGGTCCTAAAGGCTATAACCTGAAGCCCAAGAAGGTTAAAGGCAAGAAAGGAAAACAAGTTCACGAGGAGGACAAGTTACCGGATGTAGATGTTAGCAATGATCCAAGATTCTCTGCCCTTTTGGCATCTCATCTGTATTCCTTGGACCCAACCGATCCACAGTACAAAAG GAGTGCTGCGTTTGTCAGGCAACGTGTTGAAAAGCAGAAAAAGGGTGCAGGGAAAGTTGGCACCCGTCATGAAGATTTTTCTGTATCTGGACAAGATATTGATGTCGTTCCAGGAAAAGAAGAGGCTGTGTCTTCCGAGTCATTACCTCAAGAAAAGAATGACTTCTTGTCCACTGTTAGATCGCTAAAAAGAAACGCCAGTGGCTTAAAAAACCAATCCAAAGTGCGGATGAGATGA
- the LOC135582486 gene encoding uncharacterized protein LOC135582486 isoform X2, which translates to MARDEKKRKKKSPQLCPHGDAIDEDVKIKKKNNKHKKPRLPTPPPVTVAVEEEDLGDNKKGKKKKNKRKARQENCNAREIDDVEHMGEKESKESKSEKNSLITDARFAAAHFDPRFQRMPKRESKVVIDSRFTRMFSDKNFDTSAAPVDKRGKRKKGKAVNPLLHYYLQQEDEEENHQVNEGSAKVQRAESSPRRLMEGSGSESEVEFSAEEEEKGSDDDEEEQSSASSSDESGSTDDDHSVNSDICRYLLASHEDTPVIDSETHRLAVVNMDWDHIKAVDIYVVMSSCLPKGGNILSVSIYPSEFGLKCMEIEAVNGPSGLFDDSDDHSEDDSDIDNEKLRNYELNKLRYCYAVVICDSSATASHIYKTLDGTELLKTSNVFDLRFIPDSMEFKHPPRDVTTEAPTSYKEPAFQTRALQHSKVKLTWEEDEPERKKLDELNEYLASSGDSDEDDENDQVDDDENNDPSALPNGEVKKRKGIEELRALLLSQNDSDGDKSDDKDMEITFNTELEDLSKRIFEKKDKKSETVWEAVLRKRSEKKKARKSRSKYSEDDSSDYDAEEAPDQTDDFFIDEPGDTEPKVGKKRSKAPSNKRGKDDRGRDDLRDLDREREASRAELELLLTDDQGPNTGPKGYNLKPKKVKGKKGKQVHEEDKLPDVDVSNDPRFSALLASHLYSLDPTDPQYKRSAAFVRQRVEKQKKGAGKVGTRHEDFSVSGQDIDVVPGKEEAVSSESLPQEKNDFLSTVRSLKRNASGLKNQSKVRMR; encoded by the exons ATGGCGAGGGACGAGAAGAAACGAAAGAAGAAGAGCCCTCAACTTTGTCCGCATGGCGACGCAATCGACGAAGACGTCAAgatcaagaagaagaataataagcACAAGAAGCCTAGGCTTCCGACGCCGCCGCCGGTGACGGTGGCTGTGGAGGAAGAAGATCTAGGCGATAACAAGAagggtaagaagaagaagaataagaggaaGGCCCGGCAGGAGAACTGCAACGCCCGAGAGATCGATGATGTGGAGCATATGGGGGAGAAAGAGAGTAAGGAGAGCAAAAGTGAGAAGAATAGCCTCATCACTGACGCTCGATTCGCGGCGGCGCACTTCGATCCACGGTTCCAGCGGATGCCGAAGCGTGAGTCGAAGGTCGTCATCGACTCCCGCTTCACGCGGATGTTCTCGGACAAGAATTTTGATACCTCTGCCGCACCCGTGGACAAGAGGGGGAAGCGGAAGAAGGGGAAGGCTGTGAACCCCCTCCTCCATTATTATCTGCaacaggaggacgaggaggagaaccACCAGGTGAACGAAGGTAGCGCCAAGGTGCAGAGGGCAGAGAGTTCACCGCGGCGCCTGATGGAAGGGAGCGGGAGCGAGTCCGAGGTGGAGTTTTCagctgaggaggaggagaagggtagTGACGATGATGAGGAGGAGCAAAGTTCTGCTTCTAGCAGTGATGAGAGTGGTTCTACGGATGATGAT CACTCAGTGAATAGTGACATTTGCCGATATCTGTTGGCTAGTCATGAGGATACACCTGTAATAGACAGTGAAACTCACAGACTTGCAGTTGTTAATATGGACTGGGACCATATTAAG GCTGTTgatatatatgttgtgatgaGTTCATGTCTCCCAAAGGGTGGAAATATTTTGTCAGTTTCTATCTATCCGTCTGAGTTTGGGCTCAAATGCATGGAAATTGAAGCAGTTAATGGACCATCTGGTCTCTTTGATGACAGCGACGACCATAGTGAGGATGATTCTGATATTGACAATGAAAAGTTGCGTAATTATGAGTTGAACAAGCTAAG GTATTGTTATGCTGTTGTAATTTGTGATTCAAGTGCTACCGCCAGTCATATTTATAAAACTCTCGATGGCACTGAGCTTCTGAAAACGTCAAATGTTTTTGATCTACGATTCATTCCTGATTCTATGGAATTCAAGCATCCTCCTCGTGATGTCACCACAGAG GCACCAACAAGCTACAAGGAGCCAGCCTTCCAAACTCGTGCCTTGCAACATAGCAAAGTGAAACTAACCTGGGAAGAGGATGAGCCAGAGCGTAAAAAG CTGGATGAGTTGAATGAGTATCTAGCTTCTAGTGGAGACAGTGATGAAGATGATGAGAATGATCAAGTAGATGATGATGAGAATAATGACCCATCAGCATTGCCCAATGGTGAAGTTAAAAAGCGCAAGGGAATTGAAGAGTTAAGAGCTCTTCTATTATCACAAAATGATTCTGATGGAGACAAGAGTGATGATAAAGATATGGAGATCACATTCAATACGGAGTTGGAGGACCTAAGCAAGCGGATCTTCGAGAAGAAGGACAAAAAATCAGAAACAGTTTGGGAAGCAGTGCTTAGAAAGAGaagtgaaaagaagaaagctaGGAAGAGTAGGTCCAAGTACTCCGAGGATGATAGTAGTGATTATGATGCTGAAGAGGCACCTGACCAAACTGATGATTTCTTCATTGACGAACCTGGGGATACTGAACCCAAGGTTGGCAAGAAAAGGAGCAAGGCCCCGTCAAATAAAAGAGGCAAAGATGATAGAGGGAGAGATGATCTACGAGATTTGGATAGGGAACGTGAAGCAAGTAGAGCTGAGCTTGAGTTGTTGTTGACTGACGACCAAGGTCCCAACACAGGTCCTAAAGGCTATAACCTGAAGCCCAAGAAGGTTAAAGGCAAGAAAGGAAAACAAGTTCACGAGGAGGACAAGTTACCGGATGTAGATGTTAGCAATGATCCAAGATTCTCTGCCCTTTTGGCATCTCATCTGTATTCCTTGGACCCAACCGATCCACAGTACAAAAG GAGTGCTGCGTTTGTCAGGCAACGTGTTGAAAAGCAGAAAAAGGGTGCAGGGAAAGTTGGCACCCGTCATGAAGATTTTTCTGTATCTGGACAAGATATTGATGTCGTTCCAGGAAAAGAAGAGGCTGTGTCTTCCGAGTCATTACCTCAAGAAAAGAATGACTTCTTGTCCACTGTTAGATCGCTAAAAAGAAACGCCAGTGGCTTAAAAAACCAATCCAAAGTGCGGATGAGATGA